A window of Rhipicephalus microplus isolate Deutch F79 chromosome X, USDA_Rmic, whole genome shotgun sequence genomic DNA:
GGAAGCCGGGCATATTGACCATTGCAAACCTGTGGCAGGCGCTCAAAACGAGgtaggtggctgcctgaggtGACAGTTGTACATCCTggagagagcacaggcgcggcatGGCAGTGTAAggttcagcgactatctgaggcatctctagctgaaggacgccggtagcacagtcaataagagcagaatgattcgacaagaagtccaggcctagcataacgtcataagggcagtggtcaatcacggctaaaatgacagaagtagtgtggtcctttatacttaAGCGGGCAGCGCACAGACTGAGAACCATCGGCATGCCGCCATCGGTCACAccgagcatttgtgcagccgctggtgtcagaacttctTTAAatgtgtgcgtaggcttgaactcatgaccgaaatgcttgcgctgGTGTATACAATTGCTTGTACAGGTACGCCGTCTACTTCAatgtctattacacttcgtctggtgggaatggagagaggatttgctgcggaagtcgtcactgcagcaccacctccaggggctgcaatTCTCAGTTTTCCCGAGACgatgcggccggaagccacgAGGAACGAGAAGCGCAGTGACTGCGGCGAACGGGATGATGGACGGCGTAtttgcggcgaacgagactggtgctccacgtggtgaaggcgagcggctgtacccaGTGTTCCGAGATTGGTCAACGGCATTGGACTCTTCAGCAGGTGAAAAGGTGTGAGTGGTACTGTCGATATGGGTCGTAGAAGTCATTGCACGAGGTGCCGAGGACCtcgtgttgcggcagtaacgagcaatatgtccaacgcggcGGCAGTTGAAACTTATAGGGCGGttatctgcagttcgccactcagccgggtcgCGGGTACGTGGAGAAAACCGTCGGTTGGAGGACGGAAtcgcgaaagggcgttcgctgactctgggcgcagtgacatggcacacggaatgtaCTCCGACgttttcaagctcctggcgcacgatggcttgaacaagaggaacagtaacaggagtggtatcGGTACTGCACGAATAGAATGCCGAGGGCGCCATCGCTTCCAATTCGCGACGAACAATGTGTGTCAGTTCTCCAGGCGGCGACGGACGTTGTGGTgcggactggtcctcgcaagtcgatgttgcagcggtgtttggaagtcgggtgaatgtttgcagaatgcggcgacttttaacttgctcaaactgacgacactctttgatgatcgagTCCACGGTGAAATAgaccttgcacatcaggagattgaacgcgtcgtcggcaaacCCTTTGAGGACATTCCCGACCTTGTCACCGCCTGTCATGTCGCTTTCCGTCTTTTGGCAGAGGGCCAGCACATTTTGAATGTATGCGAGGTATGATTCCGTTGgagattgggcacggcaggccaattcctttttggcggcgatcttacgactggcggttttgccaaacacttctcgcatcttttctttgcattggtctcagcttgtgagttcttcttcgttgttttcataccataccttggccgtgcctctcaagtaaaacagcacattagccaactgaagtgtggtattccatctgttcggcacactcactcattcgaacatggccagccaatcgtcaacgtcgatgCCATCAgtcccgcagaatgtaccgggatccttaagtggcgtgaaaacgtatagttgcgacgccatgttcgttGGAGACGCTGTCGTTGATGCGAGGGgctcagcattggccatggctggaaaagCGATGCGACGTCCACTGTGGAGCTCTGTTGcttgatggttacccagcacctctcaccaatatgttacggggtcagtgacttctgtacaaaatgcttttacagaggaaaagcctcaggcaagagtcacaatggctgtTTGGGACAGCTgattgtgtccttcctttttctttacttcatTTCTGTAACGATATTGTATTTCTGTAACGATATTGTAGAtgcctaaccaacgaagaaagagttagGACAGAAGAAATCGGAATAAGACACGCCCTTTCTAAATAATTTTCTATATCTCACAAGATCTTTTATAGAggtcaaattcagtagattggcgggTCATACTTTAAGGGTTATGATGTCATTTGTGGACATAAATGATGAGCAGTTAAGAAGAATTTTGCATTAAAAAAGCCCGCCGGAGGAGctgaagcgcatagcagttcctgcgtgTGGTGCGCGGCTCTTTCAgaactattcgactgcagcgcggCCGTTAAGGGCAACGTGGAAGCCATCAGGCGGTGAGGCGCGGTCAcgcactcaacacttctagtacactctaccatgGGAGCCTGTGGCGAACAACACCGCGGCGCCTTCTCATGGCTACGAAAGAAGCTTGAGAGCGCACTGCGCATGCACATTCTTTTCTACCTGCCAGCCTGCGTTTTTGCTTCCTTGAACTGCGCGCACACCGGAACGGCAGAAAAGTCATAAGGAGTCTCTTTTGCAGGCACTGCCGAAGCACTGAGCTATGACATCGCAACCAAAATATTAAATTTGTAGTGACAGTGATCGGTGTGTGCCGTTTTTGCTCCTTGGTTCCAGACGCTCTGTGGCAGCGAAAACACGCAAACTGCGTCAGTTATTTTTTAGTCGACACAAGTGATGAGATTACCGAGCAGGGCTGTCTCTTGGCGAAACACGCGTGTTTCCGCCGCCACAGAACGTTTGGAACGAAGGCATAGAAGTGGCACGCAGCGAGCACTACCTCTACAAGTTACATATTTTTGTCACAATATATCACTCGGTGCTTCTGCGGTGACTGCAAAAGTGACACCTTGCAATTTCTTGGTATTTTGGTGTGCATGCAGTTCAAGGGAGCAAAAGCGCAGGCTGGTAGCTAAAAAGGATGCACTTGCGCAGTGCGCACTCTCGAGCTTTTCTCGTAGCCGGGAAAAGGCACTGCGGTGCTGTTTGCCACGCGTTCCCGTAGTCTCCAAAATTTTGATCGCCACTGTAAGTCACTTGACGTCGCTGGCCATTTTGATGAACCATGGTCAGGCCTTGCTCAGCCGTGTCTCGTTGGAGCTGCGAGTTTCTTCTTCTATAATGGTTTTATGCGCAATTGTAGGCTGCTATATTCCTAGCGACAGTTGCAGAAGAAAGAAGCAGCCCACAAATATGAGATTATTTTGAATACTAAACGTTATTGAAGACCAGTGCGAGCGTACGAAAAGGCTCAGCGCCAGCAGTCGGAGGACCTGGCTGGCatgcataaaaaaaaagtgtgcgcATTCCGACAAACAAAACGACAATGTTTGTGTGTGGAGCTCACTTCGAAGAAGGTTAAAAAAGACAATAATAAACGTGGATGCTCTTAGATTTGTAAAAGCCGTCCGCATTGTTCGACGAGACGAACTCAGATTGGGCACCTTCTGTGCAACTCAGCTGCGGCTCTAAGCATACAGGCGCTGCGTGGCATGAGCGCGAGAAAAAACATTGTCACGATAAGTGGGAAGTGGAGTTCGAACGGCGCCGACGACATGCCAACATGGCGATCGGGGAAGCAGCAGCTGAGCCGGCGTCGCAGACGTGTGCTGCCGCCGCTGCCCATTCACCTGTTAACGAAAAAGCAAAGAATGCTGCATTATGAACCTTCTGTCCCGAGCAAATCATCCATGACCTACGTGAATGAGTATATATCCACTTTTATCCTTAAttttctcttctgccattttgAAATTTCATTGCGCATTTCCTCTGTTGAACAAAAACAAG
This region includes:
- the LOC119160740 gene encoding peptidylprolyl isomerase domain and WD repeat-containing protein 1 isoform X16, coding for MSEDNRETPGCSRVTCEGRAVCDGRITSDVLGGAPMLVAEQVRRLLQCLLHFVWWEWREDLLRKSSLQHHLQGLQFSVFPRRCGRKPRGTRSAVTAANGMMDGVFAANETGAPRGEGERLYPVFRDWSTALDSSAGEKNFLALCASDYYNGCLFHRNIKGFMVQTGDPTGTGKGGESIWGENFANEIQDGLKGH